TCTTACTTCCCGTAGTCAACATAACCGTTCCTTTATGCGTTTGAGCCAGCTTGGCTGCATCTTCATAACTTTCAACTTCCGTAATCAGTGGAGAAACAAACTTTTCCTTCGGACGTTCATAGCGAATATATGGAACACCGCATGCCTTAGCCGCTTTCATAGCCGTTTTCGAAGCTTCCTCTGCATAAGGATGACTGGCATCCACAACACAAGTCATCTCATGCTTTCGGATCAGCTCCTCCATATCATCCGCCGTTAACCTGCCCACCTGATACGCGATATCATTTGCTTTTAAACTTTCTGCAGCAGAATCGGTTACTACTGTGGCGATCAGGGAGTGGCCGAGACTCTGCAAATGAATGGCTAAGGCCCTTGCATCGCTGGTACCTGCTAAAAATAAAATCATAACTTCCTCCTAATCCCCGCAAGGCGCCGGCTCTACTTCAATCTTGCAGCTCATGTCGTAATAGTCATAGTTCAGTACTTTTTTAACACGTTTAAAATACTTAAAGAAACGTTCGTTAGGGTGTGCATTTTGTTCATATTCTTCTATAATTTTGGTGACCAACGGGATTAAATCATCCGGTTCAATTCCCTCAGCGATTGG
This window of the Sporosarcina ureae genome carries:
- the cobK gene encoding precorrin-6A reductase codes for the protein MILFLAGTSDARALAIHLQSLGHSLIATVVTDSAAESLKANDIAYQVGRLTADDMEELIRKHEMTCVVDASHPYAEEASKTAMKAAKACGVPYIRYERPKEKFVSPLITEVESYEDAAKLAQTHKGTVMLTTGSKTLEVFADYLLRDEIRLICRMLPNIGNMEKCDKLGIKQKDIIAIQGPFSESLNKSLCEQYDVTLMITKESGKVGSVDEKITAALELEIPVILIKRPKLQYDNFCTSFEKVTRLLGGLILEKSKHEL